A genomic stretch from Candidatus Omnitrophota bacterium includes:
- a CDS encoding helix-turn-helix domain-containing protein: MAKWYTTKEVAEIVDVSKTTLYEWFRKRKIPEVARDRNNARAFSEDDVKRILAFKNKRVYPENGEVLSRQWGQNA; encoded by the coding sequence ATGGCAAAGTGGTACACGACAAAAGAAGTCGCGGAGATCGTGGATGTCTCTAAGACCACCCTTTACGAGTGGTTCCGCAAGCGGAAAATTCCCGAAGTAGCCAGGGATCGAAATAATGCGCGGGCCTTTAGTGAGGATGATGTGAAGCGCATCCTCGCATTCAAGAACAAGAGGGTGTATCCGGAGAATGGCGAGGTCTTATCCCGACAATGGGGGCAGAACGCATGA